The Drosophila simulans strain w501 chromosome 3R, Prin_Dsim_3.1, whole genome shotgun sequence genome contains the following window.
aaacgaaaatggaaataattttaaataaccttgaagtatttaatatccatttacaattaaatatgtttcaaGAATTGCCCTGTCGTCTGTGTAAAAATTGGATTTTAATATAGATTAAAAAATctcatttaattatttggaaATTCATATCTttaaattctaaatatttataaccgCAAGAATATGCAAATAACAGTCGTCTTTTTAATCTAAtaaaaaacatacaaaatttTAGAATTCTAAGAAAAATGCATACTCATAAGCGACCACTTTCTAAACGTTTTTTCTCAGTTCCGCAGACTTGCCGGCCAGTTTGGGTGGCACACCCAAAAAGACCAGGACGGCCAGATCCCGCGTCCTGCGGCGCAACACTATGGACTGCGCCCTGCTCAACGAAATGTTTGTCAACGATGAGAGCAAGCGGACGGACAAGCGGCTGCAGTCACTCCTTCGCGACTCGGAACGTGAGATGAAGAACTCGTTGGCCACAACGGCGGTGGCTGCTCCACGAGGTAATAGCTTCCACGAGACAGCTCATCCACTGGAGTCTCTGGACCAGATCATGCCGCTCAATTCGGAGGCAATGGCGCCGATTCCACTGCGAATTGCTTCCAAGGTGGTGGAGAGCTGCAATCGCTATCGCTGCGTGTCCTCACGTCCCATTGGGTATCGCTCCTCGGCGCCGCCGTTGGCTTTCGCTGCTCAACTTCCCGCTGGAATGTTAAGGAGTGATGGAAGAGCAACGCCTGGGTTGGGAAAAAGAAAGGACTTCCACGAAACGTTTGCCAATCTAATTAAGCTCGGTAGCGTAGACCGACAGGATGCCAAACTATCACAAGAGGAGCACACCTGGCAGACTGAGCTGAAGGATCTCATCTGGCTAGAGCTACAGGCCTGGCAAGCAGACCGAAcggtggagcagcaggacaagTACCTTTTCGAAGCGCGTCAGGGAGTCTCCGATCTGCTCACCCACATTATAAACTACAAGTTCCAGCCGCGCTATCGCCGCGAGCCGAGTCTGATCAGCCTGGATAGTGGCATTCATTCCGATAGCAATTCTAATGCTAGCTGTATGTCAAACCATCATTCAAAAGTAAACCCCTTGttattcattatttaaatCTATTCTCCAGCTCCACTGCCCAGCAAGATGTGCCAAGGCTGCATGTCGCTGTACTGCAAGGATTGCATGGATCATCAGGAGTTGGCGCTGCGAGAGGTAGAGGGTATGCTGACGCGCCTGGAAGCTGCAGAGGCACTCTACCCTTCCTCGCAGGCCATGGGCGCTCTGCATCCCATTTACAAATCACAGAGCTTTGTAGGGCGCATCAAGTCCATGTGCTTATGGTATAACATTACCAAGCAGAACAAGTTGAAGCTCAGTATTCTAGGAAAAATTCTGGCAAGACTGCAGGATGAGAAGTTCTCTTGGCCCGTGTGCACTTCCTCCTACATCGCCTCCGACAGCGGTAGTTCATCAGCATCGGGTGTAGAGAACGATGATTCTGCTGTTAACTCAATGGACTCATCAAAGCCACCAAGTATGGCCGGATCAGCCTCGCGAAAGGGTGTGACACCGTGCCACAAAGTGCAATTCATGTTAAACGACGCCACCCACGTGCCAGGCGAGACATCAAGTAGCAATGAGTATGTATATACGAAGTAGTACGAAATTGAAGAAAACATATAACATACATTTTCCTTTAGATCCACCTCCACGGAGGTAAGCCAGTGGTCCAGCGAGTGCTCTCACAGCCATATGCGCAAGGGATCCATGCACGACATCAACATTTTCAGTGTCGAGCCATTGGGTACGTGCAGCAGCAATGGGACAGGAGAGCAGTCCACTGGGCTGTATCGCAAGTTCATAGAAAATGTGCTCAAAAGTCGAGGACTGGCCAAGTCGCTGGCTTTTCTACACAAGCTGCACAACGTGGCATTGTACAAGGCGCACATAGCTCTGGAAAAACCCGGAGCTGAAGACTTAGATTACGAGTCGGATGCGGAGTCCATTGAGGAAGACGTACCAAGGCTAGATCCTCAAATCAGCCGCGAACAGGTTGTGGAGCTGCGCACCTACGGCTACTGGAGCGAGGAGGCACAATCCATAAATCTGCCGTCGTACATTCCTACCTTTGTATTTCTGAGCGGAATTCCGTTGCAGTTCATGCATGAGTTCTTGCGCATGCGTCTCGAGACGAGACCCGTTCGCCCCAATCCACTGAGCCTGGAACAGTTGATGAAGGAGCTCAGGGAGGGCTTGACCCTAGCCTTAACCCATCGGGAGCGATACCAGCGGCACATAACCACGGCGCTGGTGGAGAATGAGGCGGAACTAGGCAGTTATATTAGCATTTTAAACCACTACGATGCTACGGTGCGAAAGACTTTCGAGCTGTACTTGGAGTACATCGATCAACTAGTGCTGGTTGCCGTTCCGGAGGGCAACCAGAAGTCCGTCCTTGAGAAGGAATGGATGTTTACCAAGCTTATCAGTCCCATGATAAAGGGCATGCACACGTTAGCATCTCAAAAATTCTGTGGCATAATCAGCAAGCTTTTGCGGAGCATCTCCGAACGCCTGGTGAAGCGTACCGTTGAGCTAGATCAACAGATCGATGGCACCGCCGATACCGACGACAACGAGGAGGTTAAATGGCAACTGCTGACCATTTGCCGAGAGACACAATCGCTGCTCACAGTCGAACGGGAGCGCTCCATTAAGGTGCTCTTCTTTGCCAAAACCTTTTGTCGCGACGTAGAGACGACGGATTTTCATCGCGAGCATTACGAACATGACGTAGCCAACCAGCAGCATGACTTCATCTGTTCGGACGTCAAGGCGGCGTTCAAGCTACTGCAGCAGGACGTTTTGCAAGTGCGCAACAAGTTGACGGCAATAATTGAAGGAGTGCAAAAACGTTGCTGTTTGAGCAACATGCGAGATTTGGATGAGCAAGACAAACAGGCTGTGCTGTCACGCACTCGAGAGATTTTGCATCAGGGGTACAAATTTGGATTCGAGTATCACAAGGACGTCATTCGGCTGTTCGAGCAGAAGATTATGGACCAAAAGGACAGCGGTGCTCACACAGTAGATCTTGCCTTAGGAATTATCGCTTACGCTAAGATGTGGATGCATTTCGTGATGGAGCGTTGCGAACGTGGGCGAGGAATGCGTCCGCGTTGGGCTTCCCAGGGTCTGGAGTTTTTGATTCTTGCCTGTGATCCACAAATTACCCAGCACTTGGACGACGACGAGTTTGAGGCGCTAAAGCAGCAAATGGACCGCTGTATTTCGCACGTGATTGGCATCACTTCGGAACCCGAAAAGGTCGCCAAGAAAAAGGCTTCGCCGCGCACTCGAAAGACTTCATCGCCGGCCACCTCGCGTTCCCGGACACCAACACGGACTCCAATGTCCGCTGGCATGGTTCTTAATCCGAATACGCCGCCACTGCAGTCGCCACCATACAACAAGTTACTGCATCCGCAGTTCAGTTTAAAGGAGGATGTGTCAGTAAACTCGTACAGTCCCGTTGACAGTTCAGACTATGTCGACACTCCGTGCCAGAGGAGTGCCAATGGCGAGCTGCGCCTGCTGGTGCCCCAGACGCCTCCGACTCCAGCATCTCCTGGAAAGAGCAGCCTCGAAGGCACACCGCTGGCCTTGCGACAGGAACGCGTTAGAGATGCCGTCAACCGTTTGGATATGGATCTAGAGGACGGGCTGCGCGAACGAAGGTTGATTGGGCAGGTCAAGTCTCTCAATTCTAGCGACAAGGTGCATATAAGGGCGCGTAGCGTTCATTTCCGCTGGCATCGTGGCATTAAGATCGGCCAGGGACGATTCGGCAAGGTGTACACGGCGGTGAACAATAACACGGGAGAGCTGATGGCCATGAAAGAGATCGCAATCCAGCCGGGAGAGACGCGAGCGCTCAAGAATGTGGCCGAAGAGCTAAAGATCCTGGAAGGAATAAAGCACAAAAACCTGGTGCGCTACTATGGCATCGAGGTGCACCGCGAAGAGCTGCTCATTTTCATGGAGCTGTGCTCTGAGGGCACCCTCGAGTCGCTGGTGGAGCTGACTGGTAATCTGCCGGAGGCGCTTACGAGACGATTCACCGCCCAGCTGTTGTCGGGCGTGTCAGAGCTGCACAAGCATGGCATTGTGCACCGCGACATCAAGACTGCTAACATATTCCTCGTGGACGGCAGCAACAGCCTGAAACTGGGCGATTTCGGATCAGCAGTGAAGATCCAGGCGCACACCACCGTGCCGGGCGAGCTGCAGGGCTATGTCGGCACACAGGCCTATATGGCGCCGGAGGTGTTCACAAAGACCAACAGCGATGGCCATGGCAGGGCGGCCGATATCTGGTCGGTGGGCTGTGTGGTTGTAGAGATGGCCTCGGGCAAGGTGAGTGCTTCACATTGTAGATAAGCAATGCGATGTGTGGGGCGGGGTATACAGTCCATTTCACAATGTTGGATTATTAGTGCTTTTCTTTGGGTGAATATTTTGCATTATACGCAGTCTAAAGTAATTTAcactaattttattttttgaatgaATGCAGTACTCTTTTACTCTTTTCCTTTTAATactaaatttgtataaaaatattaaaatatttacacttaATGAAAATACTGTGAATTAGGCTACTAAAACCTTTGTTAAATATGtgtaatattatttagttttggTTTCTTTACAGCGTCCGTGGGCCCAGTTTGATTCCAACTTCCAGATCATGTTCAAAGTGGGCATGGGCGAGAAGCCGCAGGCGCCGGAGAGCCTATCCCAGGAGGGTCACGACTTCATCGATCATTGTCTGCAGCACGATCCCAAGAGGCGTTTAACGGCAGTGGAACTGTTGGAGCACAATTTCTGCAAGGTGCGTAGGCCTGTGGTTAGCCCGCTGCCAAATGTTGCTAATTGATTTTCGTTTCCATGTGCAGTACGGTCGAGACGAGTGCAGCAGCGAGCAGTTGCAGATGCAGGTGCGAGGCTCTTTCCGGCGAAATGTGGCGACCAGCAGCAGCTAGATGCAACGTGGTGTCTACTTAACTAGCACCCGGTTTTTTTTAGGCCCACTCCTACATATGATGCATATGTACATCGGTGTGCATTTTGTTTAGTGTCTAATTTATGTGAATGTCGATTATTTGAATGACCTCGTCTGGTTTTATGTTGGACAATATATAACCCgtataaaataatcaaatgcCTTTCGTACCGTACGCCCCACAAATCATTTGATGCAAGTGAAAATTACAcgtattttaatatatttgcgatttagtttttaattgatcAATCGATGATGACTATCCGTAAATGGGATAGATGGTCGACGTTTCTGGCGTGGCATTTGTGGTTTCAGCCTGCGGGGGGCCAGTGAAACCCGAGCTAGTCGAACCATCGACGGGAGCACCAGTTGGCGGAGTTGGCTCCGGGGTGGCAAGACTGGAGAAAGCCGACACCCACGAGGTGCACAGCATGAAGGCCAGGCAGAGGCTAAACAGCAGGTTGAAGACTGCAACGAATTGAGCGAGTTACTCGAATGGTCCACGGATTTCGTTGGCGGTTACTCCTTGTGCGGTACTTACATTTCATGTTGACGGCGTTTTAGTGACTGTTGAACTGTCCAGAACGGCCAGGGCCTTTTATGGAGAACCACTTGGCCATGGGTATCCATTggtatatttaattaatttattaaaacactATTTATCTGGCATTGGCttatcattatttatttatttgttatcgTATTTACCACTTGGATATTAAGAAGTGCGCAGCTCGGATTTCATGACTGTTTCAAGCGGAAGACGACGACTTATCTATTCTTAGAAGTCACTGAAAATACGTGGCCAATTTGTCCGCGCGCCTTATCCAAATCCATATACGTACGAGTATTTTCATTCACCAGCAGATCAATTGTAGGTCAGGAATGATGGTGCTCTTGGTttgtaatgcatttatttcaatttatacGGTTCGTGattatttttgcatacattAATTGCGGCTCTTGGCCATATGGAAACGAGTCAAACTTAACGACAGTACAGAACAGTATGGTAACGTAATGATACACAGATCGAATAATAACGGATACATAGTTAGTTGGATAGTACGTAGTTAACAGTTTAGAAGATAATCAtacatatagtacatatatagcAACAATGAACACAGCAACTAGTTTGATATAAGTATCTGGTTGTCCTTTAACGTTTCTCATATATTTTCCATTGTAAATAACATAcgtatattatttatgtatataatatattctttGCAGATTATTGACAGCTTTGGATGGCCATCGAAACATCTTTTTATTTAGCTAACGGCTCgaacagacaaacaaacacacacataggttatatatatgtatctatatccTTCGAAATCGTCCTGCGCCGTGGGGCATTATTTGCCTTCCTGGgatgtatgtaaatttattgatatgtATTGTTACGTCTCAAGTCTATACGCGTATTCTATATATTCCTCTACATTCTTTTCATTATTCAGTTACGggttgtacatacatatatatatatagatatatatattcatccAAAAAGCCTTTAGTTACGGTATACCATTTGCTCTCTAAAACACGAATatatatggaaatattttaacagacactatatcatttttttttcttgtaatAAGTCTTCAAACAAACAACGAAATTGCAGTAACAAGCGCAGATAGTACTTTTAGTATATGCTTTAGCTAGTATCTTTTGTAACGACTATAGAACGTATTTGAaacagagaactgcaagggtggcatttttagccactcgactcacacccaacaattttgtgtgcgggtgctacccgccacgcacatcgcgggtacttacaaacacacagtatacatctgcacatgtagacaagacaccccgttgtgcccgcacccgaatcaatacggtgacctgcgtcgcgggtaccgatcatactcggcacccataacggagggtagagaagacaaacagtcagaaaaagacaaatgcctaaaaagggatgagtgacaaaaacacttgtaggtttaccgttaaacacatgggtgtttccaaaaatactcgggtgtttctaaaaatactcgggttattgtctctatcagtctatctactcttgtagatagtcgagtcacagacaagatgcgtaactccatacgttttacactccatacgtttatacactattctttcggcgtggctctagactttgtcgaatactttgtaaaatatgcccttcatcttattattatattttattataattatatatattatattatattttattatattatatattataaatatatatatatatgtaatttaattattatatatatatatatatatttatatatatatatatatatattatattatatattattatatattatatatattattaacgtttttattatttaaatgtaaattatagtaaaaataatagtaatagtaataatgctaatagccgaatctatgtacataatgtcacaaaattcatttcaaaaatgaatttatgtaagaatatttgtcattagagtattcagctagcgacttgtgaaaaattagtaaggcaatgaattgaaacgggtggcacccgacatgagcacgaaatttttcttgggtattcccttttacccttcatttcttatacccgtcgcgcttccacccatacaaattttaggcgtacaaaaaatgacctgcggccgatcgttgactgtgcgtccactcacccatacggctcttgcgcagcaggcctcgggtggtttttttactcgtaacaaaaacacaacgttggtaaaacacccgaatattttctgttgccgcaagtagggtgtcaaaaaagacggggtgcctagagaccgagtgtttatcgggtggacgtagagtgccagtggcgggctgcagttctctgatttGAAACATAACTTTCGTAACGAAAAGTATTGCATACTTGTGGGCTTGCTCGCCATAATTCGCGGACAGTGGGGGTAAACAAGTTCGTAAGCTCTGCTAAGTTAGTTAGTGATTGGTATAACACTCATATTTAATATAGCACAATTAACACACTTAGATAACAGCACTAACAGTTTGCGCATAAAACGGCtctaaaacatttaattgacTAGAGTTGCTCTAATTCAAACTACGAGGATACTTTGGTAACGGATATGTAAAGCGAATGGGTTGCGTATAGTTTccttatttctttttttttttttttttttgggttttttgtcTCAACTTGATAGTGATTGACATTAGttttcgattccgatttcgTTATCGTTATCCATCTTATTCCTCGGATCCCCACCCCTCGTTGGGTGGCTCGCTTGGTGGTGCTTGGTCACAAATGAAACGCCCGTGTGGTCGCTAGTTACACTTACTTACTTTCGTTCGCTAACCTGCTTAGGTACATTAACtgatatgtttgtttttgtttttggtggaCCCCAATCCTGGCCACATTCGTCTAGTTTTGCAGTAGATCACGCATTATGTCCAGCGAGTCCTGCAGCGATTTGGCGTAGCGCGAGGCACTCGTATCCTCACAGGAGTAGAAGGCCGAGACGCAGAAGACGATCTGCTCCGGATGCGGATTGTAGGAGCAGCCATAACCACGTGGCGTCACCGGTCCGTATCCCATGAAGCTGTCCGTAGAGCAGGCCACCTGAATGGTATTTCAAGAAGATCATTATAACGATCCCAAATACATGCATGCCAAGTCCTGAAGATATCTTCATTCTAGCCGATACCTACTTTTGTGCAGCTGATTTGTGCTCAGTGGTGCTGTGGTGCAAGAATTGATTAGGTGGTGCAGAGGTGATTGAGTGCAGAGTGGTGCTTATTTGCGAGGACCTGTTGGCCCATTACTACCTGACTGGTGGAGAGCAGGAAGCACTGCGAGATGTTGTAGGACTCGTCTTTGAACAGCTCGTGCATCTCGCCGGTGACCTCTATGCTGGCCTCTCGCAGACCCAGCAGCGGGATGTCGATGCCATTGCCCAGGATGTTCTTCACCATCACCTCAGTCTGGCGGGCGACGGCGCACCGGAAAAGCTCACGGAGGTGATCCTTCTGTGGGTTGAGGGCGAAGATAAGTTACTCGTTTCACGGTGGTGGCTTTACGCTGGAATACCCACACTGTAAATGCTAAACTTGACCTTGCGCgactcctcctcatcctcgcgATCGCTCTCCAGGGGCACGTTTGCACCCTCACCCTGACACATGGCCTTGGCCCACTCCAATGCCTCCGTGCTGGCCGCTCTGATGCAGTCCACGCGACCCTGGAAATGATTGTACAGAGATGATGAAACCGATCAACATTTCCTGTAGAGATGCCGGTATACTTACGTGCAGAAATCGTCGAGTGGACGCACTCTCGTAGGTGGCCACCAGACGTCCATACAGCTTATAGTGGGCCAGTTGCAGGGCCAGCTGAATGTACACATCCGGACTGACCTGGCACGATTTGATGAAGGTCTTTCCGTAACTCTGGTAGCGGTACACATAGAAGTCCAGGTCATCGATGCATTTGTCCACACTCTTGGAGGCTTGGGCAAAGCGCACTTGCAGTTGCGGACCCACATGCCACTCCAGACGCTCCGGTGGTGGCAAGTGGTGTTGCGGTAGACCGTTATCCTCGTCCGGATGCTCTTCGATTTTCTTGTAGATCTTCTCCAGCAGCTGGACAACAGCAATTCCCTCGGAACAGGA
Protein-coding sequences here:
- the LOC6727534 gene encoding uncharacterized protein LOC6727534 — its product is MKFFNLLFSLCLAFMLCTSWVSAFSSLATPEPTPPTGAPVDGSTSSGFTGPPQAETTNATPETSTIYPIYG
- the LOC6727533 gene encoding mitogen-activated protein kinase kinase kinase 4 isoform X1; translated protein: MSNRRRVRTIDYLALQQSLRLQKTPAATTNAEDQVGKAGEEENGNGHHSAVTAETPPPPPIPPIPPIRLRREQSVEEDVARVEYRVKQTPSRPVQMARNRIGALEEDMPPEDELAAHYEAFGTTPPRTRLKIKNRDWERKQKVVNVTASADLPASLGGTPKKTRTARSRVLRRNTMDCALLNEMFVNDESKRTDKRLQSLLRDSEREMKNSLATTAVAAPRGNSFHETAHPLESLDQIMPLNSEAMAPIPLRIASKVVESCNRYRCVSSRPIGYRSSAPPLAFAAQLPAGMLRSDGRATPGLGKRKDFHETFANLIKLGSVDRQDAKLSQEEHTWQTELKDLIWLELQAWQADRTVEQQDKYLFEARQGVSDLLTHIINYKFQPRYRREPSLISLDSGIHSDSNSNASSPLPSKMCQGCMSLYCKDCMDHQELALREVEGMLTRLEAAEALYPSSQAMGALHPIYKSQSFVGRIKSMCLWYNITKQNKLKLSILGKILARLQDEKFSWPVCTSSYIASDSGSSSASGVENDDSAVNSMDSSKPPSMAGSASRKGVTPCHKVQFMLNDATHVPGETSSSNESTSTEVSQWSSECSHSHMRKGSMHDINIFSVEPLGTCSSNGTGEQSTGLYRKFIENVLKSRGLAKSLAFLHKLHNVALYKAHIALEKPGAEDLDYESDAESIEEDVPRLDPQISREQVVELRTYGYWSEEAQSINLPSYIPTFVFLSGIPLQFMHEFLRMRLETRPVRPNPLSLEQLMKELREGLTLALTHRERYQRHITTALVENEAELGSYISILNHYDATVRKTFELYLEYIDQLVLVAVPEGNQKSVLEKEWMFTKLISPMIKGMHTLASQKFCGIISKLLRSISERLVKRTVELDQQIDGTADTDDNEEVKWQLLTICRETQSLLTVERERSIKVLFFAKTFCRDVETTDFHREHYEHDVANQQHDFICSDVKAAFKLLQQDVLQVRNKLTAIIEGVQKRCCLSNMRDLDEQDKQAVLSRTREILHQGYKFGFEYHKDVIRLFEQKIMDQKDSGAHTVDLALGIIAYAKMWMHFVMERCERGRGMRPRWASQGLEFLILACDPQITQHLDDDEFEALKQQMDRCISHVIGITSEPEKVAKKKASPRTRKTSSPATSRSRTPTRTPMSAGMVLNPNTPPLQSPPYNKLLHPQFSLKEDVSVNSYSPVDSSDYVDTPCQRSANGELRLLVPQTPPTPASPGKSSLEGTPLALRQERVRDAVNRLDMDLEDGLRERRLIGQVKSLNSSDKVHIRARSVHFRWHRGIKIGQGRFGKVYTAVNNNTGELMAMKEIAIQPGETRALKNVAEELKILEGIKHKNLVRYYGIEVHREELLIFMELCSEGTLESLVELTGNLPEALTRRFTAQLLSGVSELHKHGIVHRDIKTANIFLVDGSNSLKLGDFGSAVKIQAHTTVPGELQGYVGTQAYMAPEVFTKTNSDGHGRAADIWSVGCVVVEMASGKRPWAQFDSNFQIMFKVGMGEKPQAPESLSQEGHDFIDHCLQHDPKRRLTAVELLEHNFCKYGRDECSSEQLQMQVRGSFRRNVATSSS
- the LOC6727533 gene encoding mitogen-activated protein kinase kinase kinase 4 isoform X2, encoding MRRKKVEYRVKQTPSRPVQMARNRIGALEEDMPPEDELAAHYEAFGTTPPRTRLKIKNRDWERKQKVVNVTASADLPASLGGTPKKTRTARSRVLRRNTMDCALLNEMFVNDESKRTDKRLQSLLRDSEREMKNSLATTAVAAPRGNSFHETAHPLESLDQIMPLNSEAMAPIPLRIASKVVESCNRYRCVSSRPIGYRSSAPPLAFAAQLPAGMLRSDGRATPGLGKRKDFHETFANLIKLGSVDRQDAKLSQEEHTWQTELKDLIWLELQAWQADRTVEQQDKYLFEARQGVSDLLTHIINYKFQPRYRREPSLISLDSGIHSDSNSNASSPLPSKMCQGCMSLYCKDCMDHQELALREVEGMLTRLEAAEALYPSSQAMGALHPIYKSQSFVGRIKSMCLWYNITKQNKLKLSILGKILARLQDEKFSWPVCTSSYIASDSGSSSASGVENDDSAVNSMDSSKPPSMAGSASRKGVTPCHKVQFMLNDATHVPGETSSSNESTSTEVSQWSSECSHSHMRKGSMHDINIFSVEPLGTCSSNGTGEQSTGLYRKFIENVLKSRGLAKSLAFLHKLHNVALYKAHIALEKPGAEDLDYESDAESIEEDVPRLDPQISREQVVELRTYGYWSEEAQSINLPSYIPTFVFLSGIPLQFMHEFLRMRLETRPVRPNPLSLEQLMKELREGLTLALTHRERYQRHITTALVENEAELGSYISILNHYDATVRKTFELYLEYIDQLVLVAVPEGNQKSVLEKEWMFTKLISPMIKGMHTLASQKFCGIISKLLRSISERLVKRTVELDQQIDGTADTDDNEEVKWQLLTICRETQSLLTVERERSIKVLFFAKTFCRDVETTDFHREHYEHDVANQQHDFICSDVKAAFKLLQQDVLQVRNKLTAIIEGVQKRCCLSNMRDLDEQDKQAVLSRTREILHQGYKFGFEYHKDVIRLFEQKIMDQKDSGAHTVDLALGIIAYAKMWMHFVMERCERGRGMRPRWASQGLEFLILACDPQITQHLDDDEFEALKQQMDRCISHVIGITSEPEKVAKKKASPRTRKTSSPATSRSRTPTRTPMSAGMVLNPNTPPLQSPPYNKLLHPQFSLKEDVSVNSYSPVDSSDYVDTPCQRSANGELRLLVPQTPPTPASPGKSSLEGTPLALRQERVRDAVNRLDMDLEDGLRERRLIGQVKSLNSSDKVHIRARSVHFRWHRGIKIGQGRFGKVYTAVNNNTGELMAMKEIAIQPGETRALKNVAEELKILEGIKHKNLVRYYGIEVHREELLIFMELCSEGTLESLVELTGNLPEALTRRFTAQLLSGVSELHKHGIVHRDIKTANIFLVDGSNSLKLGDFGSAVKIQAHTTVPGELQGYVGTQAYMAPEVFTKTNSDGHGRAADIWSVGCVVVEMASGKRPWAQFDSNFQIMFKVGMGEKPQAPESLSQEGHDFIDHCLQHDPKRRLTAVELLEHNFCKYGRDECSSEQLQMQVRGSFRRNVATSSS